The following proteins come from a genomic window of Ornithinimicrobium cryptoxanthini:
- a CDS encoding cell division protein CrgA, with the protein MPKSKGRAKKKTRQDRPVDVAAAPQVNPSWFVPVMCGLMIFGVLWVTTFYVTSGNWPAPIGYWNLVIGMGAIMAGFMMATRWR; encoded by the coding sequence GTGCCGAAGTCCAAGGGCCGAGCCAAGAAGAAGACCCGCCAGGACCGACCCGTCGACGTCGCCGCGGCGCCCCAGGTCAACCCGTCGTGGTTCGTGCCGGTGATGTGCGGACTGATGATCTTCGGGGTGCTGTGGGTGACGACCTTCTATGTCACCAGCGGCAACTGGCCGGCGCCCATCGGCTACTGGAACCTGGTCATCGGGATGGGCGCGATCATGGCCGGCTTCATGATGGCGACCCGCTGGCGCTAA
- a CDS encoding rhomboid family intramembrane serine protease — MTAPAPPVCPRHPDRTSYVSCQRCERPTCPECQRPAAVGIQCVDCVKEQARTVRQPTSRFGAPVRGGRPLVTMTLIAICVVVYLGQRVDDRVTTELMFIPLLAETEPWRFLTAAFAHSPSGFMHIAFNMFALWITGQYLEPLLGRLKFLALFLVSAVGGSVGFLLLAQLPERIGQPSGWTTPTVGASGAVFGLFAAVLVLNRHLGRETGSIVAVLGINAVLGFVLPNIAWQAHLGGAVTGAVLAVVLALTAPKDRTAVASASRRRWFWPAALGVLALLAIASFWRIMSVENALLLQLYS; from the coding sequence ATGACGGCCCCCGCCCCACCGGTCTGTCCCCGCCATCCCGACCGCACGTCATACGTCAGCTGTCAGCGCTGCGAGCGGCCCACCTGTCCCGAGTGCCAGCGTCCGGCGGCCGTGGGCATCCAGTGCGTCGACTGCGTCAAGGAGCAGGCGCGCACGGTGCGGCAGCCGACCTCACGGTTCGGAGCGCCGGTCCGGGGCGGGCGACCGCTCGTCACCATGACGCTGATCGCGATCTGCGTGGTGGTCTATCTCGGCCAGCGGGTGGATGACAGAGTCACCACCGAGCTGATGTTCATCCCGTTGCTGGCCGAGACCGAGCCGTGGCGCTTCCTGACCGCGGCCTTCGCGCACTCGCCGAGCGGCTTCATGCACATCGCGTTCAACATGTTCGCGCTGTGGATCACCGGGCAGTACCTCGAGCCCCTGCTCGGGCGGCTGAAGTTCCTGGCTCTCTTCCTCGTGAGCGCGGTCGGCGGTTCCGTCGGATTCCTGCTGCTGGCCCAACTGCCCGAGCGGATCGGTCAGCCCTCCGGCTGGACCACCCCGACGGTAGGTGCCTCCGGTGCCGTCTTCGGGCTGTTCGCCGCGGTGCTCGTGCTCAACCGGCACCTCGGCCGGGAGACCGGCAGCATCGTCGCCGTGCTGGGGATCAACGCGGTGCTCGGCTTCGTCCTGCCCAACATCGCCTGGCAGGCCCACCTGGGCGGTGCGGTCACCGGTGCGGTCCTCGCGGTGGTGCTGGCGCTGACCGCCCCGAAGGATCGGACCGCCGTGGCCTCGGCCTCGCGGCGGCGGTGGTTCTGGCCCGCGGCTCTCGGGGTGCTCGCGCTCCTGGCGATCGCGTCGTTCTGGCGGATCATGTCCGTCGAGAACGCGCTCCTGCTCCAGCTCTATTCGTGA
- a CDS encoding acyltransferase family protein, translating into MSAQAEESRRRSSTPAHDPRATQARSSPASRSSSADTALLERPVIAPTTTVSEQRRRGRGPTDVDPRPGHIHGLDGLRAIAIIGVLVFHFTPNTLPAGFIGVDVFFVLSGFLITTLLLREISRQGRIDLPQFWLRRARRLLPALVTVVVLSVAAARLVGGDLLVNIGRQALGAMTFSTNWLEVAAGASYFHSTSPLLFINFWSLAVEEQFYLLWPIGLVVLLAVTRTAKQRIGFVLALALASAMAMAVLFSPDEDSTRIYYGTDTHLFGLMLGVALAFAWAAPHRAGLRTAAWRRWRMPAVGVALLVLVGLMALLSEGNPWTFRGGLLLACLATVVLIAGLLESGSPWRTMMSLAPLRWIGERSYGIYLWHWAVLMIVATLFPYAEGTVRGALTLTGALVLTLVLSELSFRFIETPVRRDGFRASFGAVRQRMVGAGTLTSRVVAGSTATLLLLAAVAIATAPEKSQTQQAIETAEAQLNGSAPDVSARAGLLGGVSLGMPTPQAAPAAADGDTTDGQTTDGAQTDGDTAGEAGAAGEVTGDSAADGFAQAMGGLVDAGTAAAQEQADSDSKDADQDGHEAGGQPEADAPHAPGAIPDGWHEDDEGLLVPDSGRLTAIGDSLVVTSADGLKWRFPEMNFAAKSNRQWKDANPVLASALAQGEVRDNVIVHFGTNAGVDGEALRTFLDTLGPDRQVVVMNLYGSSTFIPDSNETIEKVVADYPNAVVGDWQATIAEQPGVLQSDRVHPDIEGMHVYAAVVARAFDELARTGG; encoded by the coding sequence GTGTCCGCTCAGGCCGAGGAGTCACGTCGGCGATCCTCCACGCCTGCCCACGACCCGCGAGCCACGCAGGCTCGCTCCAGCCCGGCGTCGCGCAGCTCCTCCGCCGACACCGCCCTCCTCGAACGCCCCGTGATCGCGCCCACCACGACCGTCTCTGAGCAGCGTCGGCGGGGGCGCGGTCCCACGGACGTCGACCCGCGACCGGGACACATCCACGGTCTGGACGGCCTGCGGGCCATCGCCATCATCGGCGTCCTGGTCTTCCACTTCACTCCCAACACGCTGCCGGCCGGCTTCATCGGCGTCGACGTCTTCTTTGTGCTCTCCGGCTTTCTGATCACGACCCTGCTGCTGCGCGAGATCAGCCGACAGGGTCGCATCGACCTGCCGCAGTTCTGGTTGCGGCGCGCGCGCCGCCTCCTGCCCGCCCTCGTCACGGTGGTGGTCCTCAGCGTGGCCGCAGCCAGACTCGTCGGCGGCGACCTGCTGGTCAACATCGGCCGCCAGGCGCTCGGCGCGATGACCTTCAGCACCAACTGGCTCGAGGTGGCAGCTGGCGCCAGCTATTTCCACAGCACCTCGCCACTGCTCTTCATCAACTTCTGGTCGCTCGCCGTCGAGGAGCAGTTCTATCTCCTCTGGCCGATCGGGCTGGTGGTCCTGCTGGCGGTCACCCGCACTGCGAAGCAGCGCATCGGCTTCGTCCTGGCGCTCGCCCTCGCCTCCGCGATGGCCATGGCTGTGCTGTTCTCGCCCGACGAGGACTCGACGCGCATCTACTACGGCACCGACACCCACCTGTTCGGGCTGATGCTCGGCGTGGCGCTCGCCTTCGCCTGGGCCGCCCCGCACCGGGCCGGCCTGCGCACGGCCGCCTGGAGGCGTTGGCGCATGCCGGCCGTCGGGGTGGCCCTGCTGGTCCTGGTCGGGCTGATGGCCCTGCTCAGCGAGGGCAACCCCTGGACCTTCCGCGGCGGCCTCCTGCTGGCCTGCCTGGCCACGGTCGTGCTCATCGCCGGGCTGCTGGAGTCAGGCAGCCCCTGGCGGACGATGATGTCGCTGGCACCGCTGCGGTGGATCGGCGAGCGGTCCTATGGCATCTACCTGTGGCACTGGGCCGTGCTGATGATCGTCGCGACCCTCTTCCCGTATGCCGAGGGCACCGTGCGCGGGGCGCTCACCCTCACCGGGGCGCTGGTCCTGACCCTGGTGCTCAGCGAGCTCTCCTTCCGGTTCATCGAGACGCCCGTGCGGCGCGACGGCTTCCGCGCCTCCTTCGGCGCGGTGCGCCAGCGAATGGTCGGCGCCGGCACGCTCACCTCCCGCGTCGTGGCCGGGTCCACGGCGACACTGCTCCTGCTCGCGGCGGTGGCGATCGCCACCGCCCCCGAGAAGTCGCAGACGCAGCAGGCCATCGAGACCGCCGAGGCCCAGCTCAACGGATCCGCGCCGGACGTCAGTGCCCGCGCGGGCCTGCTCGGCGGGGTCTCGCTGGGGATGCCGACACCCCAGGCCGCGCCAGCGGCAGCAGACGGAGACACCACCGACGGCCAGACCACCGACGGAGCCCAGACGGACGGGGACACCGCGGGGGAGGCCGGCGCGGCGGGCGAGGTCACGGGTGACTCGGCCGCCGACGGTTTCGCCCAGGCCATGGGCGGACTGGTCGACGCCGGGACGGCCGCCGCGCAGGAGCAGGCCGACAGCGACAGCAAGGACGCTGACCAGGACGGGCACGAGGCGGGCGGGCAGCCCGAGGCCGACGCACCCCACGCGCCCGGCGCGATCCCCGACGGCTGGCACGAGGACGACGAGGGACTGCTGGTCCCCGACAGCGGGCGGCTCACCGCGATCGGCGACTCCCTGGTCGTGACCAGCGCCGACGGCCTGAAATGGCGCTTCCCCGAGATGAACTTCGCGGCCAAGTCCAACCGGCAGTGGAAGGACGCCAACCCGGTGCTGGCCTCCGCGCTGGCCCAGGGCGAGGTCCGGGACAACGTCATCGTCCACTTCGGCACCAACGCCGGCGTCGACGGGGAGGCGCTGCGCACCTTCCTCGACACCCTCGGCCCGGACCGCCAGGTCGTGGTGATGAACCTCTACGGCTCGAGCACCTTCATCCCCGACTCCAACGAGACCATCGAGAAGGTTGTCGCTGACTACCCCAACGCAGTCGTCGGCGACTGGCAGGCCACCATCGCTGAGCAGCCGGGCGTGCTGCAGTCCGACCGGGTGCACCCCGACATCGAGGGCATGCACGTCTATGCCGCCGTCGTCGCCAGGGCCTTCGACGAGCTGGCGCGCACCGGCGGCTGA
- a CDS encoding ATP-grasp domain-containing protein, whose translation MNIVFVEPHFPRNQREFVRALAEAGANVLGVGETPVDYLDDELKSWMQHYEQVGSVTDVGAMTHVVRKLQGLVWVDALESTIESHTMPAAQVREATGIPGTSVHTTWLCRDKPSMKEALRQVGVPTAASTAASSLAEVREFAERVGYPLILKPRDGAGAAGTSKVEDDSQLEAALATFGPGTTSIAVEEFIEGHEGFYDTICVDGRPQVDFACHYFPGVLEAMRTRWISPVYISTNRIDGGGLYDEIRELGQKVITALGIGTSATHMEWFHGPKGLKFSEIGARPPGVGCYDLYSAGNDLDTYRAWADAIVHGEVRTRPTRSHSAGIIALRPDRDGVITGYSGLEDVENRLGRWIIDAHLPGAGTPTQPIEAGYMANAYIRMRHPDYDVLRSMMDNVGQAVQVHAS comes from the coding sequence GTGAACATCGTCTTCGTCGAGCCGCACTTCCCTCGCAACCAGCGCGAGTTCGTGCGGGCGCTGGCCGAGGCCGGCGCCAACGTGCTGGGAGTGGGCGAGACACCGGTGGACTACCTCGACGACGAGCTCAAGTCGTGGATGCAGCACTACGAGCAGGTCGGGTCCGTCACCGACGTCGGCGCGATGACCCACGTGGTCCGCAAGCTGCAGGGCCTGGTCTGGGTGGACGCACTGGAGTCGACCATCGAGTCGCACACCATGCCGGCCGCTCAGGTCCGTGAGGCGACTGGCATCCCCGGCACCTCCGTGCACACCACCTGGCTCTGCCGCGACAAGCCCTCGATGAAGGAGGCGCTGCGCCAGGTCGGGGTGCCCACCGCGGCCTCGACGGCTGCCTCCAGCCTGGCGGAGGTGCGCGAGTTTGCCGAGCGCGTCGGCTACCCGCTGATCCTCAAGCCTCGCGACGGCGCGGGGGCGGCCGGCACCAGCAAGGTCGAGGACGACAGTCAGCTCGAGGCGGCACTGGCCACGTTTGGCCCCGGCACGACCTCGATCGCGGTCGAGGAGTTCATCGAGGGGCACGAGGGCTTCTATGACACGATCTGCGTCGACGGGCGCCCGCAGGTGGACTTCGCCTGCCACTACTTCCCCGGTGTGCTGGAGGCGATGCGCACCCGTTGGATCTCACCGGTCTACATCTCCACCAACCGGATCGACGGGGGCGGGCTCTACGACGAGATCCGCGAGCTGGGCCAGAAGGTCATCACCGCCCTCGGCATCGGGACCTCCGCGACCCACATGGAGTGGTTCCACGGCCCCAAGGGCCTGAAGTTCAGCGAGATCGGCGCCCGACCGCCCGGTGTCGGCTGCTACGACCTCTACTCCGCCGGCAACGACCTGGACACCTATCGCGCCTGGGCCGACGCCATCGTGCACGGCGAGGTGCGGACGCGGCCCACGCGCAGCCACTCGGCCGGCATCATCGCCCTGCGCCCGGACCGCGACGGCGTCATCACCGGCTACAGCGGCCTGGAGGATGTCGAGAACCGGCTCGGGCGGTGGATCATCGACGCGCACCTGCCCGGCGCCGGCACCCCCACCCAGCCCATCGAGGCGGGCTACATGGCCAACGCCTACATCCGGATGCGGCACCCCGACTACGACGTGCTGCGCTCCATGATGGACAACGTGGGCCAGGCTGTGCAGGTCCATGCCAGCTGA
- a CDS encoding peptidylprolyl isomerase, with protein MNVTLQTNKGDINLVLFPDHAPKTVQNFVGLAKGEQDYKDDAGRTNPQPFFDGLIFHRIIDGFMIQGGCPLGEGFGGPGYTFDDEIHPDKNFNQPYTLAMANAGKQMGKGTNGSQFFITLGPTPHLMGKHTIFGEVADEESKAVVDAIGKVRTGRGDKPVDPVVIDKVIVS; from the coding sequence ATGAACGTGACGCTGCAGACCAACAAGGGTGACATCAACCTGGTCCTCTTCCCGGACCACGCCCCCAAGACCGTCCAGAACTTCGTGGGCCTGGCCAAGGGCGAGCAGGACTACAAGGACGACGCCGGCCGCACCAACCCGCAGCCGTTCTTCGACGGCTTGATCTTCCACCGGATCATCGACGGCTTCATGATCCAGGGCGGCTGCCCGCTGGGTGAGGGCTTCGGCGGCCCCGGCTACACCTTCGACGACGAGATCCACCCGGACAAGAACTTCAACCAGCCCTACACGCTGGCCATGGCCAACGCCGGCAAGCAGATGGGCAAGGGCACCAACGGGTCCCAGTTCTTCATCACGCTCGGCCCGACCCCGCACCTGATGGGCAAGCACACCATCTTCGGTGAGGTCGCCGACGAGGAGAGCAAGGCCGTCGTCGACGCGATCGGCAAGGTCCGCACCGGCCGCGGCGACAAGCCGGTTGACCCGGTCGTGATCGACAAGGTCATCGTCTCCTAA
- the pknB gene encoding Stk1 family PASTA domain-containing Ser/Thr kinase, translated as MSEETLVLGGRYEVGELVGRGGMAEVHRGHDLRLGRTVAIKILRSDLARDTSFLARFRREAQSAAGLNHPSIVAVYDSGEQEMRESGGAPVSVPYIVMELVEGQTLRDILNHEKVLDPDEAARVTAAVLSALAYSHERGIVHRDIKPANVMITRGGAVKVMDFGIARALADTAATMTQTQSVLGTARYLSPEQAQGEDVDARSDLYSTGCLLFELLTGRTPFVGDPVSLVYQHLGEQAKAPSSFQGDLSESLDAITLHALRKSPDERYQTADEFREDLNAARAGHQVSATALASLGAAAGAPDVLSGGAVPPSGFPTEAVYPARGEAPRRPQGDRRAQTSAAAAYDDGYERTDEIPVREQRHSGGWLVLSVLALLALAGIGWVTYQALGPQADDVVMVAVPHVIGDTEADAETAIRARNLGVGEAIPQADDSSAGTVLDQDPPANQQVPEGTEIVLTVSSGPDSIVIPDVEGNDEASARSILEARELTVAAEVIEEDNPAYDEGIVIRTEPAEGTPVAPDDPVTLVVASGQTEVPDVEGKDIVDASVELREARLVTIREEEARGDVEPGTVLSQSVEAGEIVVYDTEVTLVVAIAPPDVVTVEPPRETVTVGPPEPTETEPEPTETEPDPSEPTTGPTTGPTDPPDPTETGPTETTPPPDD; from the coding sequence ATGAGCGAGGAGACGTTGGTCCTCGGCGGTCGCTACGAGGTCGGGGAGCTGGTCGGTCGTGGAGGCATGGCCGAGGTGCACCGCGGTCATGACCTGCGGCTCGGCCGGACCGTGGCGATCAAGATCCTGCGCTCCGACCTGGCGCGCGACACCTCCTTCCTGGCCCGCTTCCGCCGTGAGGCGCAGTCCGCGGCGGGGCTGAACCACCCCTCCATCGTGGCGGTCTACGACTCCGGTGAGCAGGAGATGCGTGAGTCCGGGGGCGCACCCGTGTCGGTGCCCTACATCGTCATGGAGCTGGTCGAGGGTCAGACGCTGCGCGACATCCTCAACCACGAGAAGGTGCTCGACCCGGACGAGGCGGCCCGCGTCACGGCCGCCGTGCTGTCCGCGCTGGCCTACTCCCACGAGCGCGGGATCGTGCACCGGGACATCAAGCCGGCCAACGTGATGATCACCCGCGGCGGTGCTGTCAAGGTGATGGACTTCGGCATCGCCCGAGCCCTGGCCGACACCGCGGCGACGATGACCCAGACGCAGTCCGTGCTGGGCACCGCGCGCTATCTGTCGCCCGAGCAGGCCCAGGGCGAGGACGTCGACGCCCGCTCCGACCTCTATTCCACCGGCTGCCTGCTCTTTGAGCTGCTCACCGGACGCACCCCCTTCGTCGGCGACCCGGTCTCGCTCGTCTATCAGCACCTCGGCGAGCAGGCCAAGGCTCCCTCGTCGTTCCAGGGAGACTTGTCCGAGTCCCTTGACGCGATCACGCTGCACGCCCTGCGCAAGTCCCCGGACGAGCGCTACCAGACCGCGGACGAGTTCCGCGAGGACCTGAACGCCGCCCGGGCGGGACACCAGGTCAGCGCCACCGCCCTCGCCTCCCTCGGCGCCGCCGCCGGCGCCCCGGACGTCCTCTCCGGCGGCGCGGTCCCGCCCAGCGGCTTCCCCACCGAGGCGGTCTATCCCGCCCGCGGTGAGGCACCCCGCCGACCCCAGGGTGACCGGCGCGCGCAGACCTCGGCCGCTGCGGCATACGACGACGGCTATGAGCGGACCGACGAGATCCCGGTGCGTGAACAGCGCCACTCGGGCGGTTGGCTGGTGCTCTCCGTGCTGGCCCTGCTGGCGCTCGCCGGGATCGGCTGGGTCACCTATCAGGCGCTGGGGCCCCAGGCAGATGACGTCGTGATGGTCGCCGTGCCGCACGTCATCGGTGACACCGAGGCTGATGCCGAGACCGCGATCCGCGCCCGCAACCTTGGGGTTGGGGAGGCGATCCCGCAGGCGGACGACAGTTCTGCGGGCACGGTCCTCGACCAGGACCCACCCGCCAACCAGCAGGTGCCGGAGGGCACGGAGATCGTGCTGACCGTCTCCAGCGGACCCGACTCGATCGTGATCCCCGACGTCGAGGGCAACGACGAGGCCTCCGCGCGCAGCATCCTGGAGGCCCGGGAGCTTACCGTGGCGGCCGAGGTCATCGAGGAGGACAACCCGGCGTATGACGAGGGCATCGTGATCCGCACCGAGCCTGCTGAGGGCACGCCGGTGGCGCCAGACGACCCGGTGACGCTGGTGGTGGCCAGTGGCCAGACCGAGGTGCCCGACGTGGAGGGCAAGGACATCGTCGATGCCTCCGTGGAGCTGCGCGAGGCGCGGTTGGTGACGATCCGCGAGGAGGAGGCGCGCGGCGACGTGGAGCCCGGGACGGTCCTGTCTCAGTCGGTGGAGGCAGGCGAGATCGTCGTCTACGACACCGAGGTCACCCTCGTGGTCGCGATCGCACCGCCGGATGTCGTCACGGTGGAGCCTCCGCGAGAGACCGTCACGGTGGGACCACCGGAGCCGACCGAGACCGAGCCGGAGCCCACGGAGACCGAACCGGATCCGTCCGAGCCCACGACCGGGCCCACGACGGGGCCGACCGACCCGCCTGATCCCACCGAGACCGGCCCCACCGAGACGACGCCGCCCCCCGACGACTGA
- a CDS encoding NYN domain-containing protein, with the protein MDDNTQPTSYLLVDGENIDATLGTSILGRRPEPQERPRWDRLLAFTREKWGGSPRGLFFLNASSGMPMSFVQALRAIGYVPVPLSGPPDEKIVDIAIQRTLQSLAERDGDVMLVSHDGDFLEDLEPLLGTERRVGVIAFAEFRNHGFTPLIEQGLEPFDLEYDVHAFTSMLPRLRVIPIEEFDPTGFL; encoded by the coding sequence GTGGACGACAACACCCAGCCCACGTCATACCTGCTGGTCGATGGTGAGAACATCGACGCGACCCTCGGCACCTCCATCCTGGGCCGGCGGCCCGAGCCGCAGGAGCGGCCCCGCTGGGACCGGTTGCTGGCCTTCACCCGCGAGAAGTGGGGTGGCTCGCCGCGCGGCCTGTTCTTCCTCAACGCCTCGAGCGGCATGCCGATGTCGTTCGTCCAGGCGCTGCGGGCCATCGGCTATGTCCCCGTGCCGCTGTCCGGACCGCCCGACGAGAAGATCGTCGACATCGCGATCCAGCGCACCCTGCAGTCGCTGGCCGAGCGCGACGGCGACGTCATGCTGGTCAGCCACGACGGCGACTTCCTGGAGGACCTCGAGCCGCTGCTGGGCACCGAGCGCCGCGTGGGCGTGATCGCCTTCGCCGAGTTCCGCAACCACGGCTTCACACCCCTGATCGAGCAGGGCCTCGAGCCCTTTGACCTGGAGTATGACGTGCACGCGTTCACCTCGATGCTGCCCCGTCTGCGGGTCATCCCGATCGAGGAGTTCGACCCGACCGGGTTCCTCTAG
- a CDS encoding alpha/beta hydrolase: protein MSISLPPQPMRDTTRVKLAINAFRALEHRSEESVDGFLQDRAVPIVEGANCTFLFRGEADEVHLLHRIVNQPQRVPLHRIEGTSLWFCVIELPYGSRVEYQLEVRHGEQVVQGNDPLNPLVAHSPVGSSSVCQAIGYQTPEWTQFDPDARPGELHDLVLHSKALRRETHSRVYLPARFRPSTIYPLLIVHDGDDYLNFSSMKIVLDNLIHSLDMAETIVVFTNPGDRNREYPNYAPHARHLIHELIPHLEEHYPVMRRPEGRALMGASFGAVASMSVAFRNPDVFGSLLLQSGSFVFTDIGSEHGGGPVFDPVVKFMNRYRARPRKVADRLFVSCGIYEPLIVPNRSMVPVWESTGSSVRYVEARDGHSWENWRDRLRDGLSWIYPGPQKFVYE, encoded by the coding sequence ATGAGCATCTCGCTGCCGCCCCAGCCGATGCGGGACACGACCAGGGTCAAGCTGGCGATCAACGCGTTCCGGGCGCTGGAGCACCGCTCCGAGGAGTCCGTCGACGGCTTCCTGCAGGACCGGGCCGTGCCGATCGTCGAGGGAGCCAACTGCACCTTCCTCTTCCGGGGCGAGGCCGACGAGGTGCACCTGCTGCACCGCATCGTCAACCAGCCCCAGCGGGTGCCCCTGCACCGCATCGAGGGCACCAGCCTCTGGTTCTGCGTCATCGAGCTCCCCTACGGCTCACGGGTGGAGTATCAGCTGGAGGTGCGCCACGGCGAGCAGGTGGTGCAGGGCAACGACCCGCTCAACCCGCTCGTCGCCCACAGCCCCGTCGGCTCCTCGTCGGTGTGCCAGGCGATCGGCTACCAGACGCCGGAGTGGACCCAGTTCGACCCCGATGCCCGTCCGGGGGAGCTGCACGACCTGGTGCTGCACTCCAAGGCTCTGCGGCGAGAGACGCACAGCCGCGTCTATCTGCCGGCCCGCTTCCGCCCGAGCACGATCTATCCCCTGCTGATCGTGCACGACGGTGACGACTACCTCAACTTCTCCTCGATGAAGATCGTGCTCGACAACCTGATCCACAGCCTGGACATGGCCGAGACGATCGTGGTCTTCACCAACCCGGGGGACCGCAACCGGGAGTACCCCAACTATGCCCCGCACGCCCGGCACCTGATCCACGAGCTCATCCCGCACCTGGAGGAGCACTACCCGGTGATGCGGCGGCCGGAGGGACGGGCCCTGATGGGCGCCAGCTTCGGTGCGGTCGCGTCCATGTCGGTTGCCTTCCGCAACCCCGACGTCTTCGGCTCGCTGCTGCTGCAGTCGGGGTCGTTCGTCTTCACCGACATCGGCAGCGAGCACGGCGGCGGACCGGTGTTCGACCCGGTCGTGAAGTTCATGAACCGCTATCGCGCCCGCCCGCGCAAGGTGGCCGACCGGCTCTTCGTCTCGTGCGGCATCTATGAGCCGCTCATCGTGCCCAACCGCTCGATGGTCCCCGTGTGGGAGTCGACGGGGAGTAGCGTCCGCTATGTCGAGGCGCGGGACGGGCACTCCTGGGAGAACTGGCGCGACCGCCTGCGCGACGGCCTGTCCTGGATCTATCCCGGGCCGCAGAAGTTTGTCTATGAATAG
- a CDS encoding response regulator transcription factor, with the protein MTVTVVLAEDQLMVLGALSTLLALETDITVAGTASDGEEAVRLVDALRPDVLLADIEMPGLTGLEVAAELRRRGLPTKVVILTTFARSGYLRRALDVGAAGYLLKDAPASTLAQAVRDVHAGGRAIDPQLAADAWGESDPLTARERQVLRLAGDGLANGEIAGQLHLSEGTVRNYLSEAMHKLGAANRVAAARQARDRGWL; encoded by the coding sequence ATGACGGTCACCGTCGTCCTGGCCGAGGACCAGCTCATGGTGCTCGGCGCCCTGAGCACCCTCCTGGCACTGGAAACCGACATCACCGTCGCGGGCACCGCCTCCGACGGCGAGGAAGCAGTCCGCCTGGTGGACGCGCTGCGTCCCGACGTCCTGCTGGCGGATATCGAGATGCCCGGGCTTACCGGCCTCGAGGTGGCCGCGGAGCTCCGCAGACGGGGCCTGCCGACCAAGGTGGTCATTTTGACGACGTTCGCCCGCAGCGGATACCTCCGCCGCGCGCTGGACGTCGGCGCTGCCGGCTACCTGCTCAAGGACGCGCCCGCCAGCACCCTGGCCCAAGCCGTCCGCGACGTGCACGCCGGGGGCCGAGCCATCGACCCCCAGCTCGCCGCCGACGCCTGGGGTGAGTCGGACCCGCTCACCGCCCGGGAGCGCCAGGTCCTGCGGCTGGCCGGTGATGGGCTGGCCAACGGCGAGATCGCCGGGCAGCTGCACCTGTCCGAGGGCACGGTGCGCAACTACCTGTCCGAGGCGATGCACAAGCTCGGAGCCGCCAACCGGGTCGCGGCTGCCCGCCAGGCGCGGGACCGGGGATGGCTGTGA
- a CDS encoding DUF881 domain-containing protein produces MTEQHDRTTSHSRAWQVLVPVLALGAGLLFGTSAALADLDSSPSHPETLVGLIQERNAAVEQLADQATVLQEQINAASDAGPRAEVVTANGLAPVVGTTAVEGPAVQVVLDDAGYTLETLPEGYTVDDVVVHQQDVQGVINALWAGGAEAMMVQDQRIISSSAVRCVGNTLYLQGRVYSPPYTITAIGDPGSLMRSLQDDPTVSNYRAWADILGLGYEVSDLGETELPAFTGTVRPQFASLVEPSDRPTEEEGPIQR; encoded by the coding sequence ATGACCGAGCAGCACGACCGGACCACCTCGCACAGCCGGGCCTGGCAGGTCCTGGTGCCCGTCCTCGCGCTGGGGGCCGGCCTGCTGTTCGGCACGTCTGCGGCGCTGGCCGACCTCGACTCGTCGCCGAGCCACCCCGAGACGCTGGTCGGTCTGATCCAGGAGCGCAACGCCGCGGTCGAGCAGCTCGCCGATCAGGCGACCGTGCTCCAGGAGCAGATCAACGCCGCCAGCGACGCGGGCCCGCGGGCCGAGGTGGTGACCGCCAACGGGCTGGCCCCCGTCGTGGGCACGACCGCGGTCGAGGGTCCAGCGGTGCAGGTCGTGCTTGACGACGCCGGCTACACCCTCGAGACGCTGCCCGAGGGCTACACCGTCGATGATGTGGTGGTCCACCAGCAGGACGTGCAGGGGGTGATCAACGCGCTGTGGGCCGGCGGCGCGGAGGCCATGATGGTGCAGGACCAGCGCATCATCTCCTCGAGTGCGGTGCGCTGCGTCGGCAACACCCTCTATCTCCAGGGCCGGGTCTACTCCCCGCCCTACACGATCACCGCCATCGGCGATCCCGGCTCCCTGATGCGATCGCTGCAGGATGACCCGACGGTCAGCAACTATCGCGCCTGGGCCGACATCCTCGGACTCGGCTACGAGGTGAGCGACCTGGGTGAGACCGAGCTGCCGGCCTTCACCGGCACCGTCCGGCCGCAGTTCGCGAGCCTCGTGGAGCCGAGCGACCGGCCCACCGAGGAGGAGGGCCCGATCCAGCGCTGA